In Gemmatimonadota bacterium, a single genomic region encodes these proteins:
- a CDS encoding UDP-N-acetylmuramoyl-tripeptide--D-alanyl-D-alanine ligase — translation MDNRNGAAPTLLEIAGITGGRLHVPVPALRDSRITGVCSDTRRIREGNLFVAIAGERYDGHDFVPEAMRSGACASLVAADWHEGRPDRESPDGARIVVPEVLPALQAFAGWHRSRFELPVIAVTGSNGKTTTKNMIAAVLSERYRVFKTPGNLNSQLGVSEALFTLEEGHGAAVLELGMNRAGELDRLARMTRPSVGVITNVGPAHIEFFESIEGIARAKGEILDHLPADGRAILNADDLLVMKQSGRSPAQVTTFGRGAGADVRLVRSGTELSGSIFTLSNGAVFRTNLMGDHQVMNSVAAVAVGRLFGIDDKCIARALQRVGPTPMRMEYRQLGAVHLIDDTYNANPSSMKAALDALAATDGRKLAVLGDMLELGGTGKAAHREIGKHAAGVAERIITVGDLARDIAEAAVDEGMRASRVVACSSNDEAAAVALAEIRDGDVVLVKGSRGMRMETVVESMTTALCKPVEG, via the coding sequence ATGGATAATCGCAACGGGGCGGCTCCCACGCTGCTGGAAATAGCCGGCATCACGGGCGGAAGACTGCACGTTCCCGTCCCGGCACTTCGTGACAGCCGGATCACGGGCGTTTGTTCAGATACCCGGCGTATCCGGGAGGGCAACCTGTTCGTCGCGATTGCTGGCGAACGTTACGACGGTCACGATTTCGTGCCTGAAGCTATGCGATCGGGCGCCTGCGCATCCCTGGTTGCGGCCGACTGGCACGAGGGCCGGCCGGACCGTGAATCTCCGGACGGCGCGCGGATCGTCGTGCCCGAAGTACTTCCGGCGCTGCAGGCGTTCGCGGGCTGGCACCGAAGCCGATTCGAGCTTCCGGTAATCGCGGTCACGGGTTCTAACGGAAAGACTACTACGAAGAACATGATTGCCGCTGTGCTGAGTGAGCGCTACCGGGTTTTCAAGACGCCGGGGAACCTGAATAGTCAACTGGGCGTCTCCGAGGCGCTGTTTACTCTGGAGGAAGGCCACGGCGCCGCGGTGCTCGAACTGGGTATGAACCGGGCAGGCGAACTGGACCGGTTGGCCCGCATGACCCGTCCGTCCGTGGGTGTAATCACCAACGTGGGACCCGCGCATATCGAGTTTTTCGAGTCGATCGAAGGAATCGCCCGGGCCAAGGGCGAGATCCTGGACCACCTGCCGGCGGATGGCCGCGCGATACTGAACGCCGACGACCTTCTCGTCATGAAGCAGTCCGGCCGCAGTCCGGCGCAGGTGACTACGTTTGGGCGCGGCGCCGGAGCTGATGTCAGGCTGGTCCGCTCCGGGACCGAACTGTCGGGATCGATTTTTACTTTGTCGAATGGAGCCGTCTTTCGCACAAACCTGATGGGGGATCACCAGGTCATGAACTCCGTGGCAGCCGTAGCGGTGGGCAGGCTCTTCGGAATCGACGACAAATGCATCGCGCGTGCGCTGCAGCGCGTAGGTCCCACGCCCATGCGGATGGAATACAGGCAGTTGGGCGCCGTGCACCTGATCGACGATACGTACAATGCCAATCCGTCGTCCATGAAAGCGGCCCTGGACGCGCTGGCGGCCACCGACGGCCGTAAACTGGCCGTCCTCGGGGACATGCTGGAACTGGGCGGGACAGGCAAGGCGGCGCACAGGGAAATCGGAAAACACGCCGCCGGCGTGGCGGAACGGATCATCACGGTGGGCGATCTGGCCCGCGACATCGCCGAAGCCGCCGTGGACGAAGGCATGCGGGCCTCTCGCGTCGTGGCCTGTTCATCCAACGACGAGGCGGCCGCCGTGGCACTGGCGGAAATCAGAGACGGCGACGTGGTCCTGGTCAAGGGATCGCGCGGCATGCGAATGGAAACCGTCGTGGAATCCATGACAACAGCGCTTTGCAAGCCCGTAGAGGGGTAA
- the mraZ gene encoding division/cell wall cluster transcriptional repressor MraZ, whose translation MVNFLGSYTYTVDHKGRVNVPVKFRKHIRTDEDDTLIITRGLDGCLFVYPIDEWEQIDTRLRELPITRQNTRIFIRMLSSQAVAVSMDKQGRIALPRQLIELAGIETEVLIVGTLDHFELWSPREYEKAMNESGHTYESIAESLFV comes from the coding sequence ATGGTCAACTTCCTGGGTTCATACACATACACCGTGGATCATAAAGGCCGGGTGAATGTCCCTGTGAAGTTTCGCAAGCACATCCGGACCGACGAGGATGACACCCTGATCATTACGCGGGGACTCGACGGATGTCTTTTTGTCTATCCGATCGACGAATGGGAACAGATCGACACCCGCTTGCGCGAACTGCCCATCACCAGGCAGAACACGCGGATCTTCATCAGGATGCTCTCGTCCCAGGCAGTGGCGGTTTCCATGGACAAGCAGGGGCGCATCGCCCTGCCCCGGCAGCTGATCGAACTCGCCGGCATCGAAACCGAGGTGCTGATCGTCGGAACGCTCGACCATTTCGAACTCTGGAGTCCCAGGGAATACGAGAAAGCGATGAACGAATCAGGGCACACGTACGAATCGATCGCGGAGTCCCTGTTCGTCTGA
- the murC gene encoding UDP-N-acetylmuramate--L-alanine ligase produces MTDRRKSLLACRRVHFIGIGGIGMSGLGELMLDYGYEVSGSDLRRTPLTERLRVLGASVFCGHKPDNASGADLIVYSSAIPADNPELAAARRRGQLAVTRADLLGTLMRGTQGIAVAGTHGKTSTSAMIVRVLSAAGLDPTAAIGGIMTENGSNVRRGSGAWMVVEADEYDRSFHALAPKIAVITSIDADHLEYYGSQEAIDEAFVAFAHLVPVDGPVFVCADDPGISRVSAALRRRLVTYGLSRHACIRADRVVSEGWRVTAEVYVRDVPAGRLVLPQPGECNLLNALAAIGVADYLEIPVERAVAALAAYRGLKRRFEVLDRIQGIAVVDDYAHHPVEIEAALLALSNTGARRMFVVFQPHLYSRTQHMRREFGRVLGLFPAYRTVVTDVYPSRETPREGVTGEMIVQASREFGGDVAYVSDKDRVAAALVDDLEEGDMVLTLGAGDIDEVGRQICELLRKRGA; encoded by the coding sequence ATGACTGACCGGCGTAAGTCTTTGCTTGCATGCCGCCGCGTGCATTTCATCGGTATCGGCGGAATCGGAATGAGCGGACTGGGTGAGCTGATGCTTGATTACGGATACGAAGTAAGCGGGTCGGATCTCCGGCGTACGCCGCTGACGGAACGTCTTCGCGTTCTCGGCGCTTCCGTCTTCTGCGGCCACAAGCCCGATAACGCGTCGGGGGCCGATCTGATCGTATACTCTTCCGCCATACCGGCGGACAATCCCGAGCTCGCGGCCGCCCGCAGGCGGGGCCAGCTTGCCGTCACCCGCGCGGACCTGCTCGGCACGCTGATGCGCGGGACGCAGGGCATCGCCGTGGCGGGCACCCACGGAAAGACTTCTACGTCGGCCATGATCGTCAGGGTGCTCTCCGCCGCCGGCCTGGACCCGACCGCCGCAATAGGCGGGATCATGACGGAAAACGGATCCAACGTGCGGCGTGGAAGCGGCGCCTGGATGGTCGTGGAAGCCGATGAATACGATCGATCGTTCCATGCCCTGGCCCCGAAGATAGCCGTGATCACTTCGATAGATGCTGACCACCTGGAGTACTACGGTTCGCAAGAGGCCATTGATGAAGCCTTCGTCGCCTTCGCCCATCTCGTGCCCGTGGACGGGCCGGTATTCGTGTGCGCGGACGACCCGGGCATAAGCAGAGTAAGTGCTGCGCTGCGGCGCCGGCTGGTCACCTATGGGCTTTCCAGGCATGCCTGTATCCGGGCCGACCGGGTGGTATCGGAGGGTTGGCGCGTTACCGCCGAGGTGTACGTGCGGGATGTTCCGGCCGGTCGACTGGTATTGCCTCAACCGGGCGAGTGCAACCTGCTCAACGCCCTGGCGGCCATCGGCGTGGCCGATTATCTCGAAATACCCGTCGAGCGGGCCGTGGCGGCCCTGGCGGCATACCGGGGACTGAAGAGACGTTTCGAGGTGCTGGACAGGATACAGGGCATCGCGGTGGTGGACGACTATGCCCATCATCCCGTGGAAATCGAGGCGGCGTTGCTCGCCCTTTCCAACACGGGTGCCCGGCGCATGTTCGTGGTGTTCCAACCGCACCTGTACAGCCGTACGCAGCATATGCGCCGTGAATTCGGACGCGTTCTCGGGCTATTCCCGGCATACCGGACGGTCGTGACGGACGTCTACCCTTCCAGGGAAACGCCGCGGGAGGGGGTTACAGGCGAGATGATCGTCCAGGCTTCGCGGGAATTCGGCGGGGACGTCGCGTACGTCTCCGACAAAGACCGGGTGGCGGCCGCCCTCGTGGACGATCTCGAGGAGGGGGATATGGTACTGACGCTCGGCGCCGGGGACATCGACGAGGTCGGACGGCAGATATGCGAACTGTTGCGGAAACGCGGGGCCTAG
- a CDS encoding UDP-N-acetylmuramoyl-L-alanyl-D-glutamate--2,6-diaminopimelate ligase — protein sequence MIQLSKLLDALPRKTVTGRADQTDQEIRTIVHDSRSAEPGDVFVALREPSGRDGHRYARDAVARGASVVVQESTEHLDDATVVIVPDTSRALGLMAAAYHGQPASGLRLIGITGTNGKTTVSLLIEAILRECGWSVGGIGTLGSRFMGEMLDWKLGHTTPYPMELHRTLRKIRDRGAEWAVMEVSSHSLVWQRLAGLRFNTGVFTNLSREHLDDHKTFDAYREAKMLLFSEYLEEDGHAALNMDDPAYVHFKHAARARVRSYGLDKKADVRRAGPIGYYADRTSFEVQVQSGLSFRLTLPLLGRFNAYNALGAVAVGLGFGIDCNLMNRAMAGVRVPGRLERVDAGQPFNVLVDFAHTPDALGAVLSACREWTRGNLTVVFGCGGDRDPGKRPLMARAASTHADVVIVTTDNPRTESPDRIIRDIEPGLLPHVRSHIVQDRGEAIHKALSEAGEGDTVLIAGRGDTAYQIVGESHIEFDDRIKARECLEAHYG from the coding sequence TTGATACAGCTGTCGAAATTGCTGGATGCGCTGCCTCGAAAAACGGTTACAGGCCGGGCGGACCAGACGGATCAGGAAATAAGAACCATTGTACACGATTCGAGGTCCGCAGAGCCCGGCGACGTTTTCGTCGCGCTGCGCGAGCCATCGGGCCGCGACGGCCACAGGTACGCTCGCGACGCGGTGGCGCGGGGCGCCTCGGTTGTGGTCCAGGAAAGTACGGAGCACCTCGATGACGCGACCGTGGTAATCGTCCCGGACACCTCCAGGGCATTGGGTCTGATGGCCGCCGCGTACCACGGACAACCGGCGAGCGGCCTGCGTCTGATCGGCATTACGGGAACCAACGGAAAGACGACCGTATCCCTGCTGATCGAGGCCATACTTCGGGAATGCGGCTGGTCCGTGGGCGGAATCGGCACACTGGGCAGCCGGTTCATGGGCGAAATGCTCGACTGGAAGCTGGGTCATACCACACCCTATCCGATGGAACTGCACCGCACCTTGAGAAAGATACGGGACCGGGGGGCCGAATGGGCCGTCATGGAAGTATCCTCGCACAGCCTGGTCTGGCAGCGGCTGGCAGGCCTGCGGTTCAACACGGGTGTTTTTACGAATCTCTCCCGGGAACATCTGGACGACCACAAGACCTTCGACGCTTACCGGGAAGCCAAGATGTTGCTTTTCTCCGAATACCTCGAGGAGGACGGCCACGCCGCACTGAACATGGATGATCCGGCCTACGTCCATTTCAAGCACGCCGCGCGCGCGCGGGTGCGTTCATACGGACTGGACAAGAAGGCGGACGTCCGCAGAGCGGGGCCGATAGGTTACTACGCGGACCGGACCTCCTTCGAAGTACAGGTTCAATCCGGCCTCTCTTTCAGACTGACCCTGCCGCTGTTGGGCCGTTTCAACGCTTACAACGCCCTGGGGGCGGTTGCCGTGGGACTCGGATTCGGTATCGACTGCAACCTGATGAACCGGGCCATGGCCGGTGTAAGGGTTCCGGGGCGGTTGGAGCGCGTCGACGCCGGACAGCCCTTCAACGTGCTCGTGGATTTTGCCCATACGCCTGACGCGCTCGGCGCCGTGCTGTCAGCCTGCCGCGAATGGACCCGGGGAAACCTGACGGTCGTGTTCGGTTGCGGCGGGGACCGGGATCCGGGGAAGAGGCCGCTTATGGCCCGGGCGGCGTCCACCCATGCCGACGTGGTCATCGTGACGACCGACAACCCGAGAACGGAATCGCCAGACCGGATCATACGGGACATCGAGCCCGGTCTCCTGCCCCATGTCCGGTCCCATATCGTCCAGGACCGCGGCGAAGCGATCCACAAGGCCCTGAGCGAAGCGGGTGAAGGGGACACCGTGCTGATCGCCGGAAGAGGGGACACGGCCTACCAGATCGTGGGCGAATCGCACATCGAGTTCGATGACCGGATCAAGGCCCGGGAATGTCTCGAGGCACACTATGGATAA
- the proC gene encoding pyrroline-5-carboxylate reductase: MLNNRRIMILGTGNMGSCLLGGIRRANLVPPDQIVITGLRSDHLKDLADKWDVRWTTDNREAVREADIVMICLKPQAIERVAEHVRDCLRPDQLLITIAAGVTTSGITEMVRTENPVVRVMPNIASLVDEGAAAISPGRYAGEEHKQMAARIFQAVGRVVFVNEHLLDAVTGLSGSGPAYIYMVIEALSDGGVKMGLPRDVALDLAAQTVLGAARLIQETGKHPAVLRDQVLTPGGTTIAAVHDLEIRGLRSMLISAVETATQRSRELRDGK, encoded by the coding sequence ATGCTTAATAACCGCCGCATCATGATACTCGGAACGGGAAACATGGGATCCTGTCTGCTCGGCGGCATACGAAGAGCGAATCTCGTTCCCCCGGATCAAATCGTGATCACCGGCCTGCGGTCCGATCATCTGAAGGACCTGGCGGATAAATGGGACGTACGCTGGACCACGGACAACCGGGAAGCGGTACGGGAAGCGGATATTGTCATGATCTGTCTCAAGCCCCAGGCCATCGAGCGCGTGGCGGAACATGTGCGCGACTGTCTCCGTCCCGATCAACTGCTGATCACGATCGCGGCGGGTGTGACGACTTCGGGGATCACCGAAATGGTACGCACCGAGAATCCCGTCGTCCGGGTGATGCCGAATATCGCCTCCCTGGTGGACGAAGGGGCCGCCGCCATTTCTCCCGGCAGGTATGCCGGCGAAGAACACAAGCAGATGGCGGCCCGGATCTTCCAGGCCGTGGGACGCGTCGTCTTCGTCAACGAACATCTCCTGGACGCCGTAACCGGACTCAGCGGCAGCGGCCCCGCCTATATATATATGGTAATAGAGGCGCTGTCCGACGGCGGAGTGAAAATGGGCCTGCCCAGGGACGTCGCCCTGGACCTGGCGGCCCAGACCGTACTCGGGGCCGCGCGGCTGATTCAAGAGACCGGCAAGCATCCGGCGGTGTTACGCGACCAGGTCCTGACGCCGGGCGGTACCACCATTGCGGCGGTACACGACCTGGAAATCCGCGGATTGCGCAGCATGCTGATCAGCGCGGTCGAAACGGCCACCCAGCGGTCGAGAGAGCTCCGGGACGGCAAATAG
- the ftsW gene encoding putative lipid II flippase FtsW: MLRQRIDLPLLVSSLLLLGVGSVMVYSASSAVAEEMFSGDSGFFVRRYLVRLILGIVILVLFASLNYQKQQKWAPVWMAVGLVFLLLLFVPGIGLTIRGATRTLNLFSMTIQPAEGIKIALVLFLAYWLAKQQNVMERFVVGLLPGLAVAGATCLLIVLQPDYGTAIVLAVTAFAMLYVGRARLLHLACAVGIMLPVLFFRLYSSTHSRQRLMTYIDRFFSSSVEQAVNLQGADYQLQQALIGLGTGGVFGIGLGQSRQKFLFLPDPHTDFVFAVIGEELGFLGSLAVLGLFGVFAWRGIRIARQAPDDFGFFLASGLTMLIALHVLVNIGVVTGMLPTTGLPLPFLSYGGSWLLFCMMSIGILLNISRMTYRRQRLQYD; the protein is encoded by the coding sequence GTGTTACGTCAGCGCATAGATCTTCCCTTGCTGGTCTCGTCCCTGCTCCTGCTGGGCGTGGGATCGGTGATGGTCTACAGCGCGAGTTCGGCCGTTGCCGAAGAGATGTTTTCCGGTGACAGCGGATTCTTCGTAAGACGCTACCTGGTCAGGTTGATCCTCGGGATCGTCATCCTGGTCCTGTTCGCCAGCCTGAATTACCAGAAACAGCAAAAGTGGGCCCCGGTATGGATGGCCGTCGGCCTGGTGTTTCTTCTGCTCCTGTTTGTCCCCGGCATCGGGCTGACCATCCGGGGCGCGACGCGCACGTTGAATCTGTTCTCCATGACGATTCAGCCTGCCGAAGGGATCAAGATCGCCCTGGTGCTGTTCCTGGCCTACTGGCTGGCGAAGCAACAGAACGTGATGGAGAGGTTTGTTGTCGGATTGCTGCCCGGACTTGCCGTGGCGGGAGCCACCTGCCTGTTGATTGTGCTGCAGCCGGATTACGGCACGGCGATCGTCCTGGCGGTAACGGCATTCGCGATGCTGTACGTGGGCCGGGCCCGTCTGCTGCACCTCGCGTGCGCCGTGGGGATCATGCTCCCGGTCCTCTTCTTCAGGCTGTATTCGTCCACGCACAGCCGCCAGCGTCTCATGACCTATATCGACCGGTTTTTCAGCAGTTCCGTCGAACAGGCCGTCAATCTGCAAGGCGCGGATTACCAGTTGCAACAGGCGTTGATCGGCCTGGGCACGGGGGGCGTATTCGGCATCGGCCTGGGGCAAAGCCGGCAGAAGTTCCTGTTTCTTCCCGATCCCCATACGGATTTCGTGTTCGCGGTGATCGGCGAAGAACTCGGATTTCTGGGGTCGCTTGCGGTACTGGGCCTCTTTGGCGTCTTCGCCTGGCGAGGGATCCGCATCGCCCGCCAGGCGCCCGATGACTTCGGCTTCTTCCTGGCATCGGGACTGACCATGCTCATCGCGTTGCACGTACTGGTGAACATCGGAGTGGTGACGGGCATGCTGCCCACTACGGGGCTGCCGCTCCCCTTTCTGAGTTACGGAGGTTCCTGGCTGCTGTTCTGCATGATGAGCATAGGGATCCTGCTGAATATTTCCAGAATGACCTACCGTCGACAGAGACTCCAGTATGACTGA
- a CDS encoding penicillin-binding protein, with translation MVAKSCIRRLTLLVVVGAVLCAGLGIRIALIQIRDGETYRQRARDQQHRVVTIDPRRGRIFDRNRHALALSVEFDSFGIQDLDWDQLNASDVGNLAVQLSQITGERPQHIIDRISGTSDFRYLVRWANPETSERIRRLSTYPRFESYIRMEKEARRVYPYRTAAGQVLGFAVDGIGQAGFEMEHNQLLSGIEGYSVVQIDAQRRAYSWLDSYQKSAQNGADVVLTIDIAAQMAAEEVLEETIAWHEALGGMVIMMDPVDGDILAMASAPNFDPNTPGRFPFEAQKIRPVVDIYEPGSTFKIVAATAALETGAFSLEDRIDTSGGRIELGSQTISDHEVFDELSVREVIEHSSNVGTVKIALTLGERAFFKYTRAFGFGIKTGVGLPGEARGILHKRADWSRSTLPAMSIGYGVSVTGVQLASAYCAVANGGLLLQPRIVKSILRNDGSVESTPRTVVRRVMKEETAETLLGVFAGVVDRGTGTKAAVPGFKVAGKTGTAWKAREDGRGYTRNYRSSFVGMFPAENPEIVVLVMIDEPKKRGFYGGSVAAPVFNKIVRRLVHLPGGPVESVPESEDGLPLHLASIKPNAGSGRAPYMPDPGDGGSARKEALSLGGPWEIEGFGVGGRQERARILLPSVIGMSIREAVKTLAEQGIEATIVGKGYVRRQIPAPGRVLNAGDQCLIECSPYN, from the coding sequence ATGGTCGCGAAATCCTGTATACGCAGGCTGACCCTCCTGGTCGTGGTCGGTGCGGTTCTGTGTGCGGGTCTCGGGATTCGTATCGCACTGATTCAGATTCGCGACGGCGAGACCTACAGGCAGCGAGCGCGTGACCAGCAGCACCGGGTCGTCACCATTGACCCCCGCCGGGGCCGTATCTTCGATCGCAACCGGCATGCCCTGGCGCTGAGCGTCGAGTTCGACTCCTTTGGCATACAGGATCTCGACTGGGATCAGTTGAATGCCTCCGACGTCGGAAATCTGGCCGTTCAACTCTCCCAGATCACGGGAGAGCGTCCCCAGCATATCATCGATCGGATATCCGGAACCTCCGATTTCAGGTACCTGGTACGCTGGGCGAATCCTGAAACCAGCGAACGGATAAGAAGGCTCTCCACCTATCCCCGGTTCGAATCCTACATCCGCATGGAAAAGGAAGCCCGGCGGGTCTATCCCTACCGGACCGCCGCCGGCCAGGTACTGGGTTTCGCGGTGGACGGCATCGGCCAGGCCGGATTCGAAATGGAACACAACCAGTTGCTATCCGGTATAGAAGGATACAGCGTGGTTCAGATCGACGCCCAGAGACGGGCGTATTCGTGGCTGGATTCCTACCAGAAGTCGGCGCAGAATGGCGCGGACGTCGTGCTGACGATCGATATAGCGGCCCAGATGGCCGCGGAAGAGGTGCTGGAAGAGACGATAGCATGGCACGAGGCGCTCGGTGGCATGGTGATCATGATGGATCCGGTCGACGGCGACATTCTGGCTATGGCAAGTGCGCCGAACTTCGATCCGAACACGCCGGGCCGTTTTCCCTTCGAAGCCCAGAAGATCCGGCCGGTGGTGGATATATATGAACCTGGTTCGACTTTCAAGATTGTCGCAGCGACCGCGGCCCTGGAGACCGGCGCGTTCTCGCTGGAGGACCGGATCGACACCAGTGGAGGCCGGATCGAACTGGGTTCTCAGACGATTTCGGACCACGAAGTCTTCGACGAACTGAGCGTGCGGGAAGTCATCGAGCATTCCAGCAACGTGGGTACCGTGAAAATCGCCCTGACGCTCGGTGAGCGGGCGTTCTTCAAATACACCCGGGCATTCGGCTTCGGCATAAAGACGGGCGTGGGGCTTCCCGGCGAGGCCAGGGGGATCCTGCATAAAAGGGCGGACTGGTCCCGGTCGACCCTTCCCGCAATGTCCATCGGCTACGGGGTTTCCGTTACCGGGGTACAACTTGCGTCCGCCTATTGCGCGGTAGCCAACGGTGGGCTGCTCCTGCAACCCCGAATCGTCAAGTCCATCTTGAGAAACGACGGATCCGTGGAATCCACGCCAAGGACGGTCGTTCGCAGGGTAATGAAAGAAGAAACCGCCGAAACCCTGCTGGGCGTATTCGCCGGCGTGGTGGACCGGGGTACGGGCACAAAGGCCGCGGTACCGGGATTCAAAGTCGCCGGAAAGACCGGTACGGCCTGGAAGGCGCGTGAGGACGGCAGGGGATATACCCGGAACTACCGGTCGTCGTTTGTCGGTATGTTTCCCGCGGAGAATCCGGAAATCGTCGTGCTCGTCATGATCGACGAACCGAAAAAACGCGGTTTCTACGGAGGATCGGTGGCCGCGCCTGTTTTCAACAAAATCGTTCGCCGTCTCGTCCATTTACCCGGCGGACCCGTAGAATCGGTACCCGAATCCGAGGATGGTCTGCCTTTGCATCTGGCCTCCATCAAGCCGAATGCCGGCTCCGGCCGCGCTCCGTATATGCCGGATCCAGGCGACGGCGGATCCGCGCGCAAGGAAGCGCTTTCGCTCGGCGGCCCCTGGGAAATCGAAGGGTTCGGCGTCGGCGGCAGGCAGGAACGGGCGCGGATACTGCTGCCGTCCGTGATCGGTATGAGCATACGGGAAGCGGTCAAGACCCTGGCCGAACAGGGTATTGAAGCGACCATCGTGGGAAAGGGCTATGTCCGGCGCCAGATTCCCGCGCCGGGCCGCGTGCTCAACGCGGGCGACCAGTGCCTCATCGAATGCAGTCCCTACAACTAG
- the rsmH gene encoding 16S rRNA (cytosine(1402)-N(4))-methyltransferase RsmH — MGLADTYIHVPVLTGKVAEMLVWNKSGIYVDGTVGGGGHARAILDRLDESGRLIGLDRDPEAVSVSRARIAGGRNPRVKVMHRDFTELASVLDAERVSRVDGVLLDLGVSSHQIDSHGRGFSYQAEGPLDMRMDRGEAFTAADIVNGSSRDEIERIIREYGEERQARSVANAIVRTRAKAPMTSTARLADTIRSAVRRRWATKSCARVFQAFRIAVNKELDRLKTALETMLPLLSDQGRFGVISYHSLEDRMVKRTFETWASDCICPPGLPQCVCRHRRVAVLHTKRPVVASREEVTTNPRARSARFRMIERLPNNQPAA, encoded by the coding sequence ATGGGGCTGGCAGATACGTACATCCATGTTCCCGTTCTTACCGGGAAGGTAGCCGAAATGCTCGTCTGGAACAAATCCGGCATATACGTGGACGGTACCGTAGGCGGAGGCGGTCATGCGCGCGCCATTCTGGATCGGCTTGACGAGTCCGGACGGCTGATCGGACTCGACAGGGATCCTGAAGCGGTCAGCGTGTCCCGTGCGAGAATCGCGGGCGGAAGAAACCCCCGGGTTAAAGTCATGCATCGCGATTTTACGGAACTGGCGTCCGTCCTGGACGCGGAACGCGTCTCCCGGGTAGACGGCGTGCTGCTGGACCTGGGCGTGTCATCCCACCAGATCGATTCACATGGCCGGGGTTTCTCATACCAGGCGGAAGGTCCGCTTGACATGCGCATGGACCGGGGAGAGGCGTTTACTGCGGCCGATATCGTCAATGGGAGTTCCAGGGATGAAATCGAGCGGATCATACGGGAATACGGCGAGGAAAGGCAGGCGCGCAGTGTCGCGAACGCGATCGTCAGAACCCGCGCAAAGGCACCGATGACCTCCACCGCCAGGCTGGCTGATACGATCAGGTCCGCGGTCCGCCGCCGGTGGGCGACCAAGTCCTGCGCCCGGGTGTTTCAGGCATTTCGAATTGCCGTCAACAAGGAACTGGACAGATTGAAAACGGCGTTGGAGACCATGCTTCCCCTGTTGAGCGACCAGGGTCGTTTCGGCGTCATCTCCTATCATTCTTTAGAGGATCGCATGGTCAAGCGGACGTTCGAAACCTGGGCTTCGGACTGCATTTGCCCGCCCGGCCTTCCGCAATGCGTGTGTCGGCACAGGCGCGTCGCCGTGCTGCACACGAAACGGCCCGTCGTGGCGTCACGGGAAGAGGTCACGACAAATCCACGGGCCCGAAGTGCCAGGTTTCGAATGATTGAACGCTTGCCGAACAACCAACCCGCAGCCTGA